Proteins from one Gimesia maris genomic window:
- a CDS encoding DUF1553 domain-containing protein, whose protein sequence is MLLLCLSKRLVPALLLTVFCGTTTAVWAQNADKVSPTKIRSILSENCFQCHGPDVKKRAADLRFDTEEGAFADLGGHKAIVPGKVKESELITRITTADEDLKMPPAESGKKLTTEEVNLLTRWIEQGAEWQDHWSFVTPVKPAPPAVKQTDHVINPIDQFILARLEKEGMKASTEADRRDLIRRVTLDLTGLPPAPAEVEAFVNDKSPNAYEKVVDRLLESPHYGEHMSRYWLDIARYGDTHGLHLDNYREMWPYRDWVINAFNTNMHYDQFVIEQLAGDLLPNPTLEQQIATGFNRCHVTTNEGGSIAEEVYVRNVIDRVETTGQAFMGLTLGCAVCHDHKFDPFTKTEFYQMFAFFNNLDGPAMDGNIKDSPPSVRVPNAAQSKQLEAYKSQIAAIEQQGENRTKTNEPAFQSWLEWKQQILKTGSNPDLSIPQPGGLLAAYPLNEKTEATAADLKNEKNKATVKGAPKWVAGKFENGFQFAPGSYLDLGKTGQFAKGTPLSFAIWVKTNGKTSGPIVSSINPNSRERGYDLQITNQNLGVRLIDRWPGYAVEVKTANNEITANQWHHVCVTYDGSAKAHGVAIYVDGKQSELTISSDSFKKTTPLNSATLTLGHSATNAHLTNGFVDEFRIYDHELTETEVNQVYFDNQVDPVLKLAADKRTPQQTELLRQYYLNQFDSEYRKLLAKKVQIKSQEEKLIQSLPTTLVFRERNNVKEAFDLKRGQYDQKGDKVDRKTPSQFPAMAAEWPVNRLGLAKWLVSPSHPLTSRVAVNRFWQQLFGTGIVETSEDFGNQGAPPSHPELLDWLAVDFQEHQWDVKRFMKQMVMSATYRQSSNVTPELYKKDPKNRLLARGPRFRLDAETLRDQALAISGLLVPKVGGPSVKPPQPDGLWFAVGYSGSNTVRFKQDTGPEKVFRRGMYTFWKRTSPPPEMSTFDAPSREACTMRRERTNTPLQALLLLNDPQYMEAARALGERIIKEGGNTSEERIKFAYLLATGKPVSAEDLTLMQNTFQDMQSYYQDDPKAATELIAVGESKPDPKLNPQELAAWTMIANLILNLDEVLTKN, encoded by the coding sequence ATGCTTCTTCTGTGTTTGAGCAAGCGCCTCGTCCCTGCTCTGCTTCTAACTGTTTTCTGCGGCACCACCACTGCTGTTTGGGCGCAGAATGCGGATAAAGTTTCCCCCACAAAAATTCGCTCCATCCTGTCTGAAAACTGTTTTCAATGTCACGGACCGGATGTCAAAAAACGGGCCGCCGATCTGAGATTTGATACAGAGGAAGGCGCTTTTGCCGATCTCGGAGGACATAAAGCCATTGTCCCCGGCAAAGTTAAAGAGAGTGAGCTGATCACACGCATCACCACTGCCGATGAAGACCTCAAGATGCCGCCTGCAGAGAGTGGTAAAAAACTGACCACAGAAGAAGTCAATCTGCTTACCCGCTGGATTGAGCAGGGCGCGGAATGGCAGGATCACTGGTCGTTCGTGACTCCCGTCAAGCCAGCGCCTCCCGCAGTCAAACAGACAGACCATGTAATAAACCCAATCGATCAATTCATCCTGGCCCGACTCGAAAAAGAAGGTATGAAAGCATCTACTGAAGCAGATCGTCGCGATCTGATCAGACGGGTGACACTCGATTTAACCGGATTGCCCCCTGCTCCCGCAGAAGTGGAGGCATTCGTGAATGACAAGTCACCCAATGCCTACGAAAAAGTGGTCGACCGCCTGCTGGAGTCTCCTCATTACGGCGAGCACATGTCCCGCTACTGGCTGGATATCGCCCGGTACGGCGATACGCATGGATTACACCTGGATAATTACCGGGAAATGTGGCCTTACCGCGACTGGGTCATCAATGCCTTCAACACCAATATGCATTACGACCAGTTTGTGATTGAACAGCTGGCTGGTGACCTGTTGCCCAACCCCACCCTGGAGCAGCAGATCGCTACCGGCTTTAACCGCTGTCACGTGACCACCAACGAAGGGGGCTCCATCGCCGAAGAGGTTTACGTGCGTAATGTCATTGACCGTGTCGAAACCACCGGCCAGGCCTTCATGGGACTGACACTCGGCTGTGCCGTCTGCCACGATCACAAATTTGACCCCTTCACGAAAACCGAGTTCTACCAGATGTTCGCCTTCTTCAATAATCTGGATGGCCCTGCCATGGATGGAAACATCAAAGATTCTCCACCATCTGTGCGGGTTCCCAACGCAGCACAATCCAAACAGCTGGAAGCTTATAAATCCCAGATCGCTGCCATCGAACAGCAGGGAGAAAACAGGACCAAAACCAACGAACCGGCGTTTCAATCCTGGCTAGAGTGGAAACAGCAGATTCTGAAAACCGGCAGCAACCCTGATCTTTCGATACCGCAACCGGGAGGACTCCTCGCGGCCTATCCACTCAATGAAAAAACAGAAGCCACTGCCGCAGATCTGAAGAATGAAAAGAATAAAGCCACCGTCAAAGGGGCTCCTAAATGGGTCGCTGGTAAATTTGAAAACGGTTTTCAGTTCGCGCCAGGCAGTTATCTGGATCTGGGAAAAACCGGACAGTTTGCCAAAGGAACTCCCTTAAGCTTTGCGATCTGGGTCAAAACGAACGGCAAAACTTCAGGTCCGATTGTTTCCAGCATCAATCCGAATTCACGCGAACGCGGATACGACCTGCAGATTACCAACCAGAACCTCGGCGTCAGACTGATTGATCGCTGGCCCGGCTATGCCGTCGAAGTAAAGACCGCCAATAACGAAATTACGGCCAACCAGTGGCATCATGTCTGTGTCACCTACGATGGTTCCGCGAAAGCGCATGGCGTTGCCATCTATGTCGACGGCAAACAGTCAGAACTGACAATCTCCTCTGATTCGTTCAAGAAAACGACGCCGTTGAATTCTGCGACTCTGACACTGGGACACTCGGCAACCAATGCCCACCTGACCAATGGATTTGTCGATGAATTTCGTATCTATGATCATGAGTTGACAGAAACCGAAGTCAATCAGGTGTACTTCGACAATCAGGTTGATCCCGTCCTGAAACTGGCCGCCGATAAACGCACGCCGCAGCAGACCGAATTACTCAGGCAGTACTATTTGAATCAGTTCGACTCCGAATACCGCAAACTCCTGGCAAAAAAAGTTCAGATCAAATCGCAGGAAGAGAAGCTGATTCAATCCCTGCCCACTACACTTGTTTTCCGCGAGCGAAATAATGTCAAGGAAGCATTTGATCTCAAACGCGGTCAGTACGACCAAAAGGGCGACAAGGTCGACAGAAAAACGCCATCTCAATTCCCCGCGATGGCAGCCGAATGGCCCGTCAACCGCTTGGGTCTCGCCAAATGGCTCGTCTCTCCCAGTCACCCACTGACGTCGCGTGTCGCAGTAAACCGCTTCTGGCAGCAGTTGTTCGGAACCGGAATTGTGGAAACCAGCGAAGACTTTGGTAACCAGGGCGCGCCGCCCAGTCACCCCGAACTGCTGGACTGGCTGGCAGTCGACTTCCAGGAACATCAGTGGGATGTAAAACGTTTCATGAAGCAGATGGTTATGTCCGCCACGTATCGGCAGAGTTCGAATGTGACACCTGAGCTGTATAAAAAAGACCCGAAGAACCGCCTGCTGGCACGCGGACCTCGCTTCCGTCTCGATGCCGAAACACTCCGCGACCAGGCATTGGCCATCAGCGGATTACTGGTTCCTAAAGTCGGTGGTCCCAGTGTCAAACCACCACAACCCGATGGTCTCTGGTTTGCCGTCGGGTATTCCGGATCGAACACGGTTCGCTTCAAACAGGATACCGGCCCGGAGAAAGTTTTCCGTCGCGGGATGTATACATTCTGGAAACGAACATCGCCTCCTCCTGAAATGTCGACATTTGATGCTCCCAGTCGTGAAGCCTGCACGATGCGTCGGGAACGAACCAATACTCCTTTACAGGCCCTGCTTTTATTGAACGATCCGCAATACATGGAAGCCGCCCGCGCGCTGGGTGAGCGAATAATCAAGGAAGGGGGCAACACTTCCGAAGAACGGATCAAATTTGCCTATCTGCTGGCCACCGGAAAACCAGTCTCAGCAGAAGATTTGACGCTGATGCAGAATACTTTCCAGGATATGCAATCGTATTACCAGGATGATCCGAAAGCCGCTACAGAACTGATCGCCGTTGGAGAATCCAAACCGGATCCCAAACTGAATCCCCAGGAACTGGCAGCCTGGACCATGATCGCCAACCTCATCCTGAACCTGGATGAAGTGCTCACGAAAAACTGA